A genomic segment from Vicia villosa cultivar HV-30 ecotype Madison, WI unplaced genomic scaffold, Vvil1.0 ctg.000113F_1_1, whole genome shotgun sequence encodes:
- the LOC131624272 gene encoding protein PSK SIMULATOR 1-like, with amino-acid sequence MARCQGSTLCFTFFHIEEPSPLETLGILSFDAVKTMCRLVSLYKSLTDVEIHKLRRHVIKSRGVANLNSPDECFLLNLACAERLEDLNLAAAAVSRLGSRCSSKSLIHFDAVYADMKNGGVDLKKLEFGTKNVEKVIEKMEKLVSATRNLLNSMESLSEMEVSEKKMQRWRTMRVNNGLKVKVECFNDRIIFHKRQVQYYKQISLWNLTFDKVAGMEHSELYKINISIFDKEEESLKKKNKNDGYVLKCNKVGVIHFHSHSHSLVPAVDTFGNGKVAATNNIVFRLAPGTTVGGVGLSQRYANVILFTERIVHAAAAIGEDARKLLYEMLPEGLQIKLRGKLREKWLKWEEGVDSLVGEEEEGKSKAMERWRDAAEEVMEWLAPLAHDTLKWQAERNLEKLKFETKPTVLLLQTLHYSNLEKVDEAIVDVLVGMSCIYWCQKQW; translated from the exons ATGGCTCGTTGTCAAGGGTCAACATTATGTTTCACGTTCTTCCACATCGAAGAGCCGTCACCGTTAGAGACCCTTGGTATCCTCTCTTTCGACGCCGTTAAAACAATGTGTCGCCTCGTCTCCCTCTACAAATCATTAACCGACGTCGAAATCCACAAACTCCGTCGCCACGTCATCAAATCCAGAGGCGTTGCCAACCTTAATTCCCCCGACGAATGTTTCCTCCTAAACCTCGCTTGCGCCGAACGCCTCGAGGATCTCAACTTAGCCGCCGCAGCCGTCTCGCGTCTCGGCTCGCGTTGCTCGAGCAAGAGCCTCATCCATTTCGACGCTGTGTATGCTGATATGAAAAACGGTGGCGTGGATTTGAAGAAACTTGAATTCGGCACGAAGAATGTCGAGAAGGTGATTGAGAAAATGGAGAAACTCGTTTCTGCAACGAGGAATCTTCTGAATTCTATGGAGTCTTTGTCTGAAATGGAAGTTTCGGAGAAGAAGATGCAGAGATGGAGAACAATGAGAGTTAATAATGGGCTTAAGGTGAAAGTTGAATGTTTCAATGATAGGATCATTTTTCATAAGAGACAAGTGCAATATTATAAACAAATTTCGCTTTGGAATTTAACGTTTGATAAAGTTGCTGG AATGGAACATAGTGAATTGTATAAGATAAACATTAGTATATTTGATAAAGAAGAGGAAtcattgaagaaaaaaaacaaaaatgatggtTATGTTTTGAAGTGTAACAAAGTGGGTGTGATTCATTTTCATAGTCATTCACATTCTCTGGTGCCGGCTGTGGATACTTTCGGTAATGGTAAGGTGGCGGCGACGAATAATATTGTTTTCAGGTTAGCGCCGGGGACGACTGTGGGTGGAGTAGGGCTTTCACAAAGGTATGCAAATGTGATTCTTTTCACGGAGAGGATTGTGCATGCTGCGGCAGCGATTGGAGAAGACGCGCGGAAGTTGTTGTATGAGATGTTGCCGGAGGGATTGCAGATAAAGTTGAGAGGGAAATTGAGGGAGAAGTGGTTGAAATGGGAGGAGGGGGTGGATAGTTTGGTGGGAGAAGAGGAGGAGGGGAAGTCGAAGGCGATGGAACGGTGGCGCGATGCCGCGGAGGAGGTGATGGAATGGTTGGCACCGTTGGCGCATGATACATTGAAGTGGCAGGCGGAGAGGAATTTAGAGAAGCTAAAATTTGAGACTAAACCAACTGTTTTGTTGTTGCAAACTTTGCATTATTCGAATTTGGAGAAAGTGGATGaagctattgtggatgttttggtgGGGATGAGTTGTATATATTGGTGCCAAAAACAATGGTAG